A region of Sporosarcina sp. FSL W7-1349 DNA encodes the following proteins:
- the sufD gene encoding Fe-S cluster assembly protein SufD, producing MTVETKLALTEQDVRSYSAKMNEADWMADFRADALAKVEQLPLPKPDKTKIDKWNFTEFPVHATEDTVYHTLADLPEEAKALIDEEQQKNIYIQHNNTPAFVSLSEDLQAKGVILTDIFTASREHGELVKKYYMTDGVKVDEHKLTALHAALVNGGVFVYVPKNVVIEEPLQVLFLHDNEEVSLFNHVLVVAEANSSVTYVENYLSTVEEGKGIVNIVSEVFAGDNAKVVYGAVDVLAKGLTTYVNRRGVTGRTSRIEWALGLMNDGNTISENITHLIGDGSSSDMKTVVVGRGEQKQNFTSEIVHWGMDTDGFILKHGVMKEASSSIFNGIGRIAKGATRSNAVQESRVLMLSEKARGDANPILLIDEDDVTAGHAASVGRVDPLQLFYLMSRGISQKEAERLVIHGFLAPVVSKLPIESVKKQLTEVIERKVR from the coding sequence GCTCCTATTCCGCGAAGATGAATGAAGCAGATTGGATGGCGGATTTCCGCGCAGACGCTTTGGCGAAAGTGGAACAGCTTCCATTGCCAAAGCCAGACAAAACGAAAATCGATAAATGGAATTTCACCGAATTTCCGGTCCATGCGACCGAAGATACGGTTTATCATACACTTGCTGATCTACCGGAAGAAGCAAAGGCTCTAATCGATGAAGAACAGCAGAAAAATATCTATATCCAACATAATAATACGCCTGCATTTGTTTCCTTAAGTGAGGACTTACAAGCAAAAGGCGTCATCCTAACGGATATTTTCACAGCATCCCGCGAACATGGCGAGCTTGTGAAAAAATATTATATGACAGACGGCGTAAAAGTCGATGAACATAAACTGACTGCCCTTCATGCGGCATTGGTCAACGGAGGCGTGTTCGTCTACGTTCCGAAAAATGTCGTCATCGAAGAACCTCTGCAAGTGCTTTTCCTGCATGACAACGAAGAGGTCTCCTTGTTCAACCACGTACTAGTGGTTGCTGAGGCGAACAGCTCGGTCACATATGTGGAAAACTACTTGTCGACAGTCGAAGAAGGCAAAGGAATTGTCAACATCGTTTCCGAAGTATTTGCTGGCGACAACGCTAAAGTTGTTTACGGAGCTGTAGACGTTTTGGCAAAAGGCTTGACAACTTACGTTAATCGTCGCGGAGTAACAGGCCGTACGAGCCGCATCGAGTGGGCGCTCGGACTGATGAACGATGGCAACACAATTTCGGAAAACATCACACATCTTATCGGCGACGGATCTTCCAGTGATATGAAGACAGTAGTCGTAGGTCGTGGTGAACAGAAGCAAAACTTCACTTCCGAAATCGTGCACTGGGGAATGGATACGGATGGATTTATCCTAAAACATGGGGTAATGAAAGAAGCTTCCTCCTCCATCTTCAATGGTATCGGCAGAATCGCGAAAGGGGCGACAAGATCGAATGCGGTCCAAGAATCCCGCGTTTTAATGTTAAGTGAGAAAGCTCGCGGCGATGCGAACCCGATCTTGTTGATTGACGAAGACGATGTAACGGCAGGACACGCGGCTTCAGTCGGACGGGTCGATCCGTTGCAATTGTTTTATCTAATGAGCCGTGGTATTTCACAGAAAGAAGCAGAACGCCTCGTAATTCATGGATTCTTGGCGCCGGTCGTCAGCAAATTGCCGATCGAGAGTGTCAAGAAGCAATTGACGGAGGTTATTGAAAGGAAAGTGCGCTAA
- a CDS encoding cysteine desulfurase: MLSKEIRNHFPILDQEINGHKLVYLDSAATSQKPLQVIEAISKYYKYDNSNVHRGVHSLGNRATEGYEGAREKVRKFINAKSTEEIIFMRGATTGLNTVAQSYGGANVGEGDEIVITYMEHHSNIIPWQQLAKEKGAVLKYIDLDEDGTLSLDKVREAVTDRTKIVSVMYVSNVLGTMNPIKEITEIAHAHGAVMVVDGAQAAPHLKLDVQKLDCDFLAFSGHKMCGPTGIGVLYGKKELLDKMEPIEFGGEMIDFVGLYDSTWKELPWKFEGGTPIIAGAIGLGAAIDYLEEIGLENIERHEHELAEYAMERMSEIAGITIYGPQDPKKRAGIVTFNLEEVHPHDVATVLDMNGIAVRAGHHCAQPLMKWLDVSATARASFYIYNTVEDVDFLVDGLKAAKEYFSDVY, translated from the coding sequence ATGCTCAGTAAAGAGATCCGCAACCATTTCCCAATACTCGATCAGGAAATTAACGGGCACAAACTCGTTTACTTAGATAGTGCCGCTACATCCCAGAAGCCGTTGCAAGTGATCGAGGCAATTAGCAAATATTATAAATACGATAATTCCAACGTACACCGCGGTGTGCACTCCCTCGGGAACCGTGCGACAGAAGGGTATGAAGGGGCACGTGAAAAAGTCCGTAAATTCATCAACGCCAAGTCGACGGAAGAGATTATCTTCATGCGTGGTGCCACGACGGGCCTGAACACTGTTGCCCAAAGCTATGGAGGAGCAAATGTAGGTGAGGGCGATGAGATTGTCATCACTTACATGGAGCACCATTCCAATATCATCCCTTGGCAGCAATTGGCGAAGGAAAAAGGCGCAGTGTTAAAATATATCGACCTCGACGAAGATGGAACATTGTCGTTGGATAAAGTCCGGGAAGCTGTTACGGACCGGACGAAAATTGTCTCCGTCATGTACGTGTCGAACGTCCTTGGCACCATGAACCCAATCAAGGAAATTACGGAGATTGCGCATGCTCATGGCGCCGTCATGGTCGTTGACGGTGCCCAAGCGGCGCCCCATCTGAAGCTTGATGTCCAGAAACTGGATTGCGACTTCTTGGCTTTCTCAGGACATAAGATGTGTGGACCGACTGGTATCGGTGTCCTTTATGGAAAGAAAGAGCTGCTCGATAAAATGGAGCCGATTGAATTCGGTGGCGAAATGATAGACTTCGTCGGTCTCTATGACTCCACGTGGAAAGAACTGCCTTGGAAGTTCGAAGGCGGGACTCCGATCATTGCGGGTGCCATCGGGCTTGGGGCGGCGATTGATTACCTCGAGGAGATCGGCTTGGAGAACATTGAACGGCATGAACATGAACTGGCGGAATATGCGATGGAGCGTATGTCTGAAATTGCAGGCATCACCATCTATGGTCCGCAAGATCCGAAAAAGCGTGCCGGCATCGTCACGTTCAATCTTGAAGAGGTTCATCCTCACGATGTGGCAACAGTGCTGGACATGAACGGCATTGCCGTCCGAGCCGGCCATCATTGTGCGCAGCCATTGATGAAGTGGCTGGATGTATCGGCCACGGCCCGGGCAAGCTTTTATATCTATAACACAGTGGAAGACGTAGATTTCCTCGTGGATGGACTTAAAGCTGCAAAGGAGTATTTCAGCGATGTCTACTAA
- the sufU gene encoding Fe-S cluster assembly sulfur transfer protein SufU — MSTNKLDQLYRSVIMDHYKNPRNKGVLDSSNVTVDMNNPTCGDVIHLTLQVEGDIVQDAKFEGEGCSISMASASMMTQMVKGKHVDDAVKIAHVFSDMMLGKEVDDSLDLGDIEALSGVAKFPARIKCATLAWKAMEKGVGNDAEK, encoded by the coding sequence ATGTCTACTAATAAGTTAGATCAACTGTATCGGTCCGTCATTATGGACCATTATAAAAATCCAAGGAATAAGGGAGTTCTCGACAGCAGCAATGTCACGGTCGATATGAACAACCCGACTTGCGGCGATGTCATTCATTTGACTCTTCAAGTGGAAGGTGACATCGTGCAAGATGCGAAATTCGAAGGCGAAGGCTGCTCCATTTCCATGGCATCCGCATCTATGATGACGCAGATGGTCAAAGGGAAGCATGTCGATGATGCTGTGAAAATCGCCCACGTTTTTTCGGATATGATGTTAGGCAAGGAAGTTGATGATTCCCTCGATCTAGGCGATATCGAAGCGTTGTCCGGGGTTGCTAAATTCCCGGCCCGTATCAAATGCGCGACGCTCGCTTGGAAAGCCATGGAAAAAGGTGTCGGAAACGACGCCGAAAAATAA
- the sufB gene encoding Fe-S cluster assembly protein SufB, with protein sequence MAKKMPEIGDYKYGFADKDVSVFRSERGLTREIVEEISKMKEEPQWMLDYRLKSLEIFYSKPMPQWGGDLNSLNFDEITYYVKPSEATERSWDEVPEEIKRTFDKLGIPEAEQKYLAGVSAQYESEVVYHNMKEDLEDLGIVFKDTDSALRENEELFKKYWGTVIPNTDNKFAALNSAVWSGGSFIYVPPGVKVDTPLQAYFRINSENMGQFERTLIVVDEGASVHYVEGCTAPVYTTNSLHSAVVEIIIKKDAYCRYTTIQNWANNVYNLVTKRAVCEANATMEWIDGNIGSKLTMKYPACILKGEGARGLTLSIALAGKGQHQDAGAKMMHLAPNTSSTIVSKSISQHGGKVTYRGIVHFGRRAEGARANIECDTLIMDKLSTSDTIPYNEILNDNISLEHEAKVSKVSEEQLFYLMSRGIPELEATEMIVMGFIEPFTKELPMEYAVEMNRLIKFEMEGSIG encoded by the coding sequence ATGGCTAAAAAAATGCCGGAAATCGGCGATTACAAATATGGGTTTGCGGACAAAGACGTATCTGTTTTCCGTTCGGAACGTGGATTGACGCGTGAAATTGTTGAAGAGATCTCTAAGATGAAAGAGGAACCACAGTGGATGTTGGACTACCGCTTGAAGTCCCTCGAAATCTTCTACAGCAAGCCGATGCCACAATGGGGCGGCGACTTGAACTCTTTGAACTTCGATGAGATCACATACTATGTTAAACCTTCCGAAGCGACAGAGCGTTCATGGGATGAAGTTCCGGAAGAGATCAAGCGTACGTTTGACAAGCTTGGTATCCCGGAAGCGGAACAGAAATACCTTGCAGGGGTTTCTGCCCAATATGAATCCGAAGTTGTCTATCATAATATGAAAGAAGATCTCGAAGATTTGGGGATCGTCTTCAAAGACACGGACTCTGCTCTTCGCGAAAACGAAGAATTGTTCAAAAAATACTGGGGCACAGTCATCCCGAACACGGATAATAAATTCGCGGCATTGAACTCGGCGGTCTGGTCGGGCGGTTCTTTCATCTATGTACCACCTGGCGTGAAGGTCGATACTCCGCTACAAGCCTATTTCCGAATCAACTCGGAAAACATGGGGCAGTTCGAGCGTACGCTAATCGTTGTCGACGAAGGCGCAAGCGTTCACTATGTAGAAGGATGTACAGCACCTGTCTATACTACGAACTCACTTCATAGTGCGGTCGTTGAAATCATCATCAAAAAGGATGCGTACTGCCGTTACACGACAATCCAAAACTGGGCGAACAACGTCTATAACCTCGTTACGAAACGGGCGGTCTGTGAAGCGAACGCAACGATGGAATGGATCGACGGCAACATCGGTTCCAAACTGACGATGAAATATCCGGCTTGTATCTTGAAAGGCGAAGGCGCACGCGGTTTGACATTGTCCATCGCATTGGCAGGAAAAGGCCAACACCAAGACGCGGGAGCGAAAATGATGCACTTGGCACCGAATACGTCATCCACGATCGTATCGAAGTCCATTTCCCAACATGGCGGGAAAGTGACATACCGCGGAATCGTCCACTTCGGACGCCGTGCAGAAGGCGCTCGCGCGAACATCGAGTGTGACACACTCATCATGGATAAATTGTCGACATCCGACACGATTCCATACAATGAAATCCTGAACGACAACATTTCACTCGAGCACGAAGCGAAAGTTTCCAAAGTCTCCGAAGAGCAGCTCTTCTACTTGATGAGCCGCGGAATTCCAGAGTTGGAAGCGACTGAAATGATCGTCATGGGCTTCATCGAACCATTCACGAAAGAACTGCCGATGGAGTATGCGGTAGAGATGAATCGTTTGATAAAATTCGAGATGGAAGGCAGTATCGGTTAA
- a CDS encoding DUF4870 domain-containing protein, translated as MNTPSKKEILSVQLMLGVSLLLGVIPPLIMFLMTRKKNLYYCESSRKALNFHLTIFPLFIISGFLLSWGKFAVLAIETVIIMYAIIRIAIQRPYNYPAIPYIKSKVENIEKRYSHVR; from the coding sequence ATGAATACACCATCAAAAAAAGAAATACTTTCAGTACAACTAATGCTTGGGGTCTCACTGCTTCTTGGTGTAATACCTCCCCTTATTATGTTTTTAATGACGAGGAAAAAAAATTTGTATTACTGTGAATCAAGTCGCAAGGCACTTAACTTCCATTTGACGATTTTTCCATTGTTTATTATCAGCGGTTTTCTTCTTTCATGGGGTAAGTTCGCTGTATTGGCAATAGAAACAGTAATTATCATGTATGCTATTATTCGAATAGCTATTCAAAGACCATACAATTATCCAGCTATTCCCTACATTAAAAGTAAAGTAGAAAATATAGAAAAGAGGTATTCGCATGTCAGGTAA
- a CDS encoding MerR family transcriptional regulator → MSGNMLTIGQLAKRTGVTIRTLRYYDKIGLLIPTDYKEGGHRLYSLEDLSRIQQIQSLKFIGLSLKEIADLLESNNIEEQQLSHSIAFKKKELMAEQERILRTIDQLDYMKTIISGYETIDVKLFCFIIHSILFEEENFNEYGQVEGSIHNFKSEERANLDKEYFSMFMELKKLVANETNPESNEAMKYIKQLTALYNRTLSKVETFQIKSTDQFDQLNILNPITEKERKFLKNVFAYMSKLKD, encoded by the coding sequence ATGTCAGGTAATATGTTGACGATTGGACAATTGGCTAAACGAACGGGAGTTACCATACGAACACTTAGGTACTACGATAAAATCGGCTTACTAATACCTACTGATTACAAAGAGGGAGGACACCGACTTTATAGTCTTGAAGATCTCTCACGTATACAGCAAATCCAATCACTTAAGTTTATAGGACTTTCACTTAAAGAAATCGCAGATCTATTAGAATCGAACAATATTGAAGAACAGCAACTTAGTCATTCAATTGCATTCAAAAAAAAGGAACTTATGGCAGAACAAGAGAGAATACTCCGAACGATCGATCAATTAGACTATATGAAAACGATTATCTCAGGCTATGAAACAATTGATGTTAAATTATTTTGCTTCATTATTCACTCAATCCTTTTTGAAGAAGAAAATTTTAATGAATATGGTCAGGTAGAAGGTTCTATTCACAATTTCAAAAGTGAAGAAAGGGCTAATTTAGATAAAGAATACTTTTCAATGTTTATGGAACTAAAAAAACTTGTGGCAAATGAAACAAATCCAGAATCTAATGAAGCAATGAAATATATCAAACAGTTGACAGCTCTTTATAATCGAACGTTATCAAAGGTAGAAACATTTCAAATAAAATCTACTGATCAATTTGATCAACTTAATATACTCAACCCGATCACAGAAAAAGAAAGGAAATTTCTAAAAAATGTATTCGCTTATATGTCAAAGTTAAAAGATTGA
- a CDS encoding DUF72 domain-containing protein → MIHVGLTGWGDHPDVYAPTSTKKDKLIDYSAHFPIVELDSSFYAIQPERNIRKWIAETPDSFQFIVKAYQGMTGHQRGEIPYESPEEMFRLFRLSIEPLREAGKLAMVLVQYPPWFDCKRENVEQIREIRRQLEGFDIAIEFRHQSWYSDGLRDKTLDFLKKLDLIHTVCDEPQAGEGSVPLIAVATRADKAFIRLHGRNAAGWRNTTGDSVAWRKIRYLYDYTDRELAEIQQAVKKLKDECEEVFVIFNNNSGGHAAENAKRFQKLAGLDSRALAPKQLDIFEEEP, encoded by the coding sequence ATGATCCACGTTGGTTTGACAGGGTGGGGAGATCATCCTGATGTGTATGCTCCAACTTCCACTAAGAAGGATAAATTGATCGATTATAGTGCGCATTTTCCGATTGTCGAGTTGGATTCTTCCTTTTATGCGATCCAGCCTGAACGCAATATCCGCAAATGGATTGCGGAGACACCGGATTCTTTTCAATTCATCGTCAAGGCGTATCAGGGGATGACGGGACATCAGCGGGGGGAGATTCCGTATGAGTCGCCCGAGGAAATGTTCCGGCTGTTCCGTTTGTCGATAGAGCCATTGCGTGAGGCGGGAAAGCTTGCGATGGTTCTAGTGCAATATCCGCCTTGGTTTGATTGCAAGCGGGAGAATGTTGAGCAGATCCGAGAAATTCGGCGTCAGCTGGAAGGCTTTGATATCGCTATCGAATTCCGGCATCAATCGTGGTACTCGGACGGACTCCGTGATAAGACGCTTGATTTCCTAAAGAAACTCGATTTGATCCATACCGTTTGTGATGAACCGCAAGCCGGGGAAGGCAGTGTTCCGTTGATAGCGGTCGCTACGCGCGCGGATAAGGCTTTCATCCGCCTCCATGGACGGAATGCAGCAGGCTGGCGGAATACGACCGGGGATAGTGTGGCATGGCGGAAGATCCGCTATTTATATGATTATACCGATCGCGAGTTGGCGGAAATCCAGCAGGCGGTAAAGAAATTGAAGGACGAGTGTGAAGAGGTTTTTGTTATCTTCAATAATAATTCCGGTGGTCATGCGGCAGAAAATGCCAAGCGTTTTCAAAAGTTGGCCGGTTTGGACAGCCGCGCATTGGCACCGAAGCAACTTGACATATTCGAGGAGGAACCTTGA
- a CDS encoding sulfite exporter TauE/SafE family protein has translation MAFLLLALIGAISGIMGSLVGLGGGTILVPLTLFIGIDMGWIEGITPQSVVGLSVIMMIFNGLSSTISHMKGGTVDYRTGWIFFAGSVPGTVLGALVNKGLDLPSFNLYFGILLLLLSTLLLARKYLKPIHWFVEHGKPITFMDKEGESHVYGYPVWFALLLSLGIGFMSGLFGIGGGTMIVPAMILLFLFPPHVAVGTSMFIVFLSAIANSVSHISLGHVPWLYTLPVIPGAYIGGMIGSMLNQKMNSETLVLVLRLMLLLFGVRSIVDGIWG, from the coding sequence ATGGCGTTTTTATTATTGGCATTGATTGGCGCCATCTCGGGCATCATGGGCTCACTTGTCGGCCTTGGCGGGGGGACGATCCTTGTTCCGCTTACTCTGTTCATCGGCATCGACATGGGCTGGATCGAGGGCATCACCCCTCAAAGCGTGGTCGGCCTGTCGGTGATCATGATGATCTTCAATGGGTTGTCTTCGACGATTTCCCATATGAAAGGAGGGACCGTCGATTACCGGACCGGTTGGATTTTCTTTGCAGGATCCGTTCCCGGCACGGTCCTCGGCGCTCTTGTCAATAAAGGGCTGGACTTGCCTTCTTTTAATCTCTATTTCGGCATATTGTTGTTATTGCTGTCCACCCTATTACTGGCAAGGAAATACTTGAAGCCGATTCATTGGTTTGTCGAGCATGGGAAACCGATCACCTTCATGGATAAAGAAGGGGAATCTCATGTGTATGGCTATCCGGTTTGGTTCGCACTTTTGTTGTCATTAGGGATCGGCTTTATGTCCGGACTATTCGGCATCGGCGGTGGAACGATGATTGTACCGGCGATGATTCTTCTATTTTTATTTCCGCCGCATGTGGCGGTCGGCACATCGATGTTCATCGTGTTCTTATCCGCCATCGCCAATTCCGTCTCGCATATTTCCTTGGGCCATGTCCCTTGGCTGTATACGCTGCCTGTCATACCCGGAGCGTATATCGGTGGGATGATCGGGTCTATGTTGAATCAGAAGATGAATTCGGAAACGTTGGTCTTGGTGTTGCGGCTCATGCTGTTATTGTTCGGAGTCAGGTCGATCGTCGACGGAATATGGGGATGA
- a CDS encoding bifunctional metallophosphatase/5'-nucleotidase codes for MKQRKESIHFYHTNDIHSHFESWPQISRYLRTRKEEHAARAEACFVVDIGDHVDRSHPFTEGTNGLGNVALLNAAGYDAVTIGNNEGITMSKKALNSLYQGARFDVILGNLFELDGSQPKWSKPYHIYTTGEGTRIGIIGATAPYPVFYSKLGWEIVPGREQLKKMAEQLEAQTDIIVCLSHLGVNEDRLLASECSLIDVIFGAHTHHLFPKGEFIGSTLLAATGKFGEYVGEVVIEWDVGRKQIALKQASVHRADRMAISDSDVQEVNELMEDGKRAMEEKVFHNPYPLNQNLFAPSPLSSFFGRALIAYTDADCAMFNAGIFLGSLDAGWVTKEDLHSLLPHPINLCVITLEGHELMDIYELSLNEEWPHIEIKGLGFRGALMGAMIHERLYKNKAGKLFAGNREVVPDGIYKLATLDMFTFGYFFPTLQFAEKEYYMPELIRDIFGWYGTEYF; via the coding sequence ATGAAACAGAGAAAAGAGAGTATCCATTTTTATCATACGAATGACATCCATAGCCATTTTGAGAGCTGGCCGCAGATCAGCCGCTACCTTCGTACGCGTAAAGAAGAACACGCCGCCCGAGCGGAAGCCTGCTTCGTTGTCGATATCGGAGATCATGTCGATCGATCCCATCCGTTCACGGAAGGGACGAATGGGTTGGGCAATGTCGCTTTGCTCAATGCCGCCGGATATGATGCGGTGACAATCGGCAATAACGAAGGCATCACGATGTCGAAAAAGGCGTTGAACAGCCTGTACCAAGGGGCCCGCTTCGATGTCATCCTCGGCAATCTATTTGAACTCGACGGGTCCCAGCCGAAATGGTCGAAACCTTATCACATCTACACGACCGGGGAGGGGACCCGGATTGGTATCATTGGGGCGACGGCTCCGTACCCTGTTTTCTACTCGAAACTCGGGTGGGAAATCGTTCCTGGCCGTGAGCAACTGAAAAAGATGGCGGAACAGCTGGAAGCCCAAACGGATATCATTGTCTGCCTGTCCCACTTAGGGGTCAATGAAGATCGGCTGCTCGCCTCGGAATGCAGCCTGATCGATGTCATTTTCGGAGCGCATACCCATCATTTATTCCCGAAGGGGGAATTTATCGGCAGCACGTTGTTGGCTGCTACCGGGAAGTTCGGCGAATATGTCGGAGAAGTGGTCATCGAGTGGGATGTTGGACGGAAGCAGATCGCCCTTAAGCAAGCGTCCGTGCACCGTGCAGACCGGATGGCCATTTCGGACTCGGATGTACAGGAAGTGAATGAGTTGATGGAGGACGGCAAGCGTGCGATGGAAGAGAAAGTGTTCCATAATCCGTACCCACTGAACCAGAACCTGTTCGCCCCGAGCCCGTTATCTTCCTTTTTCGGCCGCGCATTGATTGCTTATACAGATGCAGATTGCGCTATGTTCAATGCGGGAATCTTCCTAGGAAGCTTAGATGCGGGCTGGGTGACGAAAGAAGATCTGCATTCCCTTCTCCCGCACCCGATCAATCTATGTGTCATCACCTTGGAAGGCCACGAATTGATGGACATATACGAGCTCTCGTTAAACGAAGAATGGCCGCATATCGAAATCAAAGGGCTCGGCTTCCGGGGGGCCTTGATGGGTGCGATGATCCATGAGAGGTTGTATAAAAACAAGGCGGGCAAATTGTTTGCGGGCAATCGGGAAGTCGTGCCTGATGGAATCTATAAGCTTGCGACGCTCGATATGTTCACATTCGGTTATTTTTTTCCAACTCTCCAATTCGCGGAAAAAGAGTATTATATGCCTGAATTGATCCGGGATATTTTCGGATGGTATGGTACTGAATATTTTTAA
- the yunB gene encoding sporulation protein YunB gives MRFHEVRRRSKKKKWKLLPLLIPVSLIAIALFFYTVNSRLTPIYVEYAEVQTTKIAAHVISKAINSRTAAVMDINEIIVPTPDDPDLVKFNTEIINMAMAEIHSLVEAHLEQAESGNLDILLKDEDIEYDPQKMESHGGVVFFVPIGQATNIPLLGNLGPKIPIRFHVIGDVSATVETDIREFGINNAYVEVNIALKVNVQIIVPLATRKSVIEQRIPVAIGLIRGKLPHIYNSGDGNAPSIEIPVPLPDAQ, from the coding sequence TTGAGATTTCATGAGGTCAGGCGCAGATCGAAGAAAAAGAAGTGGAAACTATTACCCCTTCTAATCCCTGTGTCTCTAATTGCAATCGCCTTGTTTTTTTATACGGTCAATAGCAGACTTACTCCAATTTATGTAGAATATGCCGAGGTGCAGACGACGAAGATTGCGGCACATGTCATCAGCAAAGCGATCAACTCACGAACTGCCGCCGTCATGGACATCAATGAAATCATCGTCCCGACACCGGATGATCCCGATTTGGTAAAGTTCAATACCGAAATCATCAACATGGCAATGGCGGAAATCCATTCCTTGGTCGAGGCTCATTTGGAACAGGCGGAATCCGGAAACCTCGATATATTGCTGAAGGATGAGGATATTGAATACGACCCGCAAAAGATGGAAAGTCACGGCGGCGTCGTTTTCTTCGTTCCAATCGGGCAGGCGACCAATATACCGTTGCTCGGGAATCTGGGTCCGAAAATCCCGATCCGCTTTCACGTTATCGGAGATGTCAGCGCAACTGTCGAGACGGATATCAGGGAGTTCGGCATCAATAACGCTTATGTAGAAGTGAATATCGCGTTAAAAGTAAATGTACAGATCATTGTCCCTTTGGCAACTCGGAAAAGTGTCATTGAACAACGTATCCCCGTGGCAATCGGTTTGATCCGAGGAAAACTCCCGCATATCTACAATAGTGGAGATGGAAATGCACCCTCTATCGAAATCCCGGTCCCCTTACCTGATGCCCAATAA